The following nucleotide sequence is from Flavobacterium sp. N1736.
TAAACGAGTAATATTGTCCATCAGTTCCAAGAAAATTATCTCTTATCGGATCCTGATTTTTCTCTTTTGATTTTTCTAAAGAATAAAAATTCAATTCGTCATTATAACCGAAATTTTCTATTAGAATTTGGTTGTTTGTGTCGATAAGAAATTCTTTTCCGCCCGCCCAGCTAAAATGTTCATCTCCGCCCGGATCTTTTATTTTTTCGGAACCCTTTAAAGCGATAATCATTCCGTTTCTAACTCTTGTTAAGTCGCTATATTCAGCTGGAATCACGATTTTCCCGTCTCCATTAAACAAACCCATTTTGTCTGTTTTATAATCTTTAAAACGAATAAAACCTTCATTTTCACAATCAGGACCATTATCGAAAATATACAAACTATCGCGCCCAACTATTTTTCCGGTTTTGGTTAAATAATAGCTTTTCCAATTGTCTTTTTCTTCTTCTGAAACTACTATGATATCATCAAATTTATTGGCGGAAGTTAAACCCATAAATTTGGGTGCAATTTTGATGTTGCCGTTTTTATCTTTAAAACCGATATGTGTAGAATCTTTATCCCAAAATGAAACCCAGGTATCTTTATTTTGAGCAAATAAAGTACATTTTATAAAAAGAACTATATAGAAAAGAATAAGTCGCTTCATGAAAAGTATTTCCAGTAAATATAATGCTTTTGAAAAAGAAATTAAAAAACAAAACCCGACAGGTTTTTAAAACTTGTCGGGTTTGAAAAGGTATAAAAAATCTAATCCCGAAGCTTCGGGACTACAATCTTAAATCTAAAATTTATTTTAGTATCTGTAGTATTCTGGTTTGAATGGACCTTCAACCGGAACACCAATATAAGCAGCCTGATCGTCACGTAAAGTTTCCAATTCAACTCCTAATTTAGCCAAGTGCAAAGCAGCAACTTTTTCATCTAAATGTTTTGGTAACATATAAACGTCATTGTTGTAAGCAGCGCTGTTTTTCCATAATTCGATTTGAGCAAGAGTTTGGTTTGTAAATGAGTTACTCATTACAAAACTTGGGTGACCTGTAGCACAACCAAGGTTTACCAAACGACCTTCAGCAAGAATGATGATATCTTTTCCAGCGATAGTATATTTGTCAACTTGTGGTTTGATTTCGATTTTTGATGCACCGTGGTTTTTGTTCAACCAAGCCATATCAATTTCGTTATCAAAGTGACCAATGTTACAAACAACAGTTTTGTCTTTCATTTGTTCGAAATGACTTCCAAGAACGATATCTTTATTTCCAGTAGTTGTAATTATGATATCAGCATTAGCAATTACAGTGTTTAACTTTTTAACTTCATAACCGTCCATTGCAGCTTGTAAAGCACAAATTGGGTCAATTTCAGTAACTGTTACAATAGATCCTGCACCTCTGAAAGAAGCAGCAGTTCCTTTTCCAACATCACCGTATCCGCAAACGATAACTCTTTTTCCAGCTAACATTAAGTCAGTTGCACGACGTACAGCATCTACAGCAGATTCTTTACAACCGTATTTGTTATCAAATTTAGATTTAGTAACAGAATCGTTAATGTTGATTGCAGGCATTGGTAAAGTTCCGGCTTTTACTCTTTCGTAAAGTCTGTGAACTCCAGTTGTAGTTTCTTCAGACAATCCTTTAATTCCAGGAACCAATTCAGGGAAACGG
It contains:
- the ahcY gene encoding adenosylhomocysteinase encodes the protein MSTTTTPFVAFKVKDISLAAWGRKEIELAEAEMPGLMALRAEYKDEQPLKGARIAGCLHMTIQTAVLIETLIALGAEVTWSSCNIFSTQDQAAAAIAAAGIQVYAWKGLDEQSFDWCIEQTLFFGEDRKPLNMILDDGGDLTNMVIDRFPELVPGIKGLSEETTTGVHRLYERVKAGTLPMPAININDSVTKSKFDNKYGCKESAVDAVRRATDLMLAGKRVIVCGYGDVGKGTAASFRGAGSIVTVTEIDPICALQAAMDGYEVKKLNTVIANADIIITTTGNKDIVLGSHFEQMKDKTVVCNIGHFDNEIDMAWLNKNHGASKIEIKPQVDKYTIAGKDIIILAEGRLVNLGCATGHPSFVMSNSFTNQTLAQIELWKNSAAYNNDVYMLPKHLDEKVAALHLAKLGVELETLRDDQAAYIGVPVEGPFKPEYYRY
- a CDS encoding WG repeat-containing protein, producing MKRLILFYIVLFIKCTLFAQNKDTWVSFWDKDSTHIGFKDKNGNIKIAPKFMGLTSANKFDDIIVVSEEEKDNWKSYYLTKTGKIVGRDSLYIFDNGPDCENEGFIRFKDYKTDKMGLFNGDGKIVIPAEYSDLTRVRNGMIIALKGSEKIKDPGGDEHFSWAGGKEFLIDTNNQILIENFGYNDELNFYSLEKSKEKNQDPIRDNFLGTDGQYYSFINFDKEFKSWLKNSLLADLSKDNLLKHSYDKITYWKEQEENGWICKPKADFMKLNYKRIKAKLLELKQANCKYDISSESLNRFIYEAEEYDSYFDNCRQPKDWINPLKNIIISPQNKNDFGQDHFEFLRTENGYKLISVSLRKEEFK